The proteins below come from a single Streptococcus porcinus genomic window:
- a CDS encoding MetQ/NlpA family ABC transporter substrate-binding protein yields the protein MLHKKIITFVGILLTSTVLVACGNAKTDKNTLTVGVMTKTTSDDARWKKVEDLLKKDGIKLKYKEFTDYSQPNKAVANGEVDINAFQHYNFLTNWNKENKENLVAIAETYISPIHLFSGTTQKGKVKYKSVSELPKGGQIAVPNDATNESRALYVLQAAGLIKLDVSGDQLATIANITENKKDLDIKELDASQTARAISSADAAIVNNSYAVPAKIDFKTSLYKEKIDKNSKQWINILAGKKDWKSSNKAAAIKKLVKAYHTDDLKKVVEKTSKGIDVPVW from the coding sequence ATGTTACATAAAAAAATAATCACTTTTGTAGGTATTCTACTAACTTCAACGGTATTAGTTGCATGTGGAAATGCTAAAACAGATAAAAATACGCTTACTGTAGGAGTTATGACTAAAACAACTTCGGATGACGCTAGGTGGAAGAAAGTTGAGGACTTACTTAAAAAAGATGGTATTAAGTTAAAATATAAAGAATTTACAGATTACTCACAACCTAATAAAGCTGTAGCTAATGGTGAAGTTGATATCAATGCTTTTCAACATTATAACTTTTTGACTAACTGGAATAAGGAAAACAAAGAAAATTTAGTGGCAATTGCTGAAACCTATATTAGTCCTATTCATCTATTCTCTGGAACAACCCAAAAAGGAAAGGTAAAGTACAAATCAGTTAGTGAATTGCCAAAAGGTGGACAAATTGCGGTGCCAAATGACGCGACAAATGAGAGCCGTGCCCTCTATGTTTTACAAGCAGCAGGTTTAATTAAGTTAGATGTTTCTGGTGATCAATTAGCAACAATTGCTAATATTACTGAAAATAAAAAGGATTTAGATATTAAGGAACTTGATGCAAGTCAGACTGCGCGGGCTATTTCATCAGCTGATGCTGCAATTGTGAATAATAGTTATGCAGTACCAGCTAAAATTGATTTTAAAACCTCTTTATATAAAGAGAAAATTGATAAAAATTCCAAACAATGGATTAATATCTTAGCAGGTAAAAAAGATTGGAAATCATCCAATAAAGCAGCAGCAATTAAAAAGTTAGTTAAGGCATATCATACTGATGACTTGAAGAAAGTTGTCGAAAAAACGTCCAAGGGAATTGATGTACCAGTTTGGTAA
- a CDS encoding ParA family protein — protein sequence MKIMSFEAIKGGVGKTTLAYNYGEWLASQGKKVLFIDFDFQCNLTQTYRIYQSENTVANIFVGGKVDIISIKENIDLIPGYMKLDRIEKDLSQDENKNMYMYMWLDDNYYSRDLEAYDYIIFDCRPDFSVATKNATIVSHIVWSPLTPSKYGYEAKYNIETQMNDLKVKAINFSTRKSYVTAKLVFIANMIKHNTKSSRELIKILEEDGNIDLIIPYKELFNTSTLEYLPISDMMTLKKYSEHKSFFDKINKVFSQMTSTIDRLV from the coding sequence ATGAAGATTATGAGTTTTGAAGCAATCAAAGGTGGTGTTGGTAAAACAACTTTAGCCTATAATTACGGTGAGTGGTTAGCTAGTCAAGGAAAGAAAGTATTATTCATTGATTTTGACTTTCAATGTAACCTGACTCAAACGTATAGAATTTATCAATCAGAAAATACAGTAGCTAATATCTTTGTAGGAGGTAAGGTGGATATTATTTCAATTAAAGAAAATATTGATCTAATACCTGGTTATATGAAATTAGATCGTATTGAAAAAGATCTTAGTCAAGATGAAAACAAAAACATGTATATGTATATGTGGTTAGATGATAACTATTACTCTCGTGATCTCGAAGCCTACGACTATATTATTTTTGATTGTAGACCAGATTTTTCAGTTGCGACAAAGAATGCGACTATTGTAAGTCACATAGTATGGAGCCCACTAACACCTAGTAAGTACGGATATGAAGCAAAATACAATATTGAAACACAGATGAATGACTTAAAGGTAAAGGCCATTAATTTTTCAACTCGAAAGAGTTATGTGACAGCAAAGTTAGTCTTTATTGCAAATATGATTAAGCATAATACTAAATCATCTCGTGAACTAATCAAAATTTTAGAAGAAGATGGAAATATTGATTTGATTATTCCCTACAAGGAACTATTTAATACGTCGACACTTGAATATTTACCAATTTCGGATATGATGACTCTGAAAAAATACTCAGAGCATAAGAGTTTCTTTGATAAAATCAATAAAGTCTTTTCTCAGATGACTTCAACAATAGATAGATTAGTGTAA
- a CDS encoding M20/M25/M40 family metallo-hydrolase: MDNQGIKSFDKHLWHDATIQTHLEELRQLIAIKSIYAQSIGLKDAATYLGKIFEKAGAQVTIDQSYKAPFVIAEFKSPFPEAKMLIFYNHYDTVPADDDQKWTADPFTLDIRDDIMYGRGVDDDKGHILARLTAVSRYLGEHSVLPLNITFIIEGAEESASVDLENYLVKYKDKLVDADLLIWEQGIRNQSNQLELTGGNKGILTFDMSVTSAVRDIHSKFGGVVDSATWYLLEAISSLRDKEGTLLVDGISEKIIPVNQRELDLVVHYSTENGDILQNLYGLRLPLLQSEKEAFLKRYYFQPSVTIQGISSGYLGAGVKTIIPAHASAKMEVRLVPGLDPYHVFEAIKKHLQKQGFANVDLTYTLGEKSYRSDLTNPEVLRLISTVENNYPHGVCLLPTSAGTGPMHTVFEALGVPMVSLGLGNANSSDHSGDENVLISDYLRHIILIEEFIKSYE, encoded by the coding sequence ATGGATAATCAAGGTATTAAAAGTTTTGATAAACACTTATGGCATGATGCAACTATTCAAACCCATCTTGAAGAATTAAGACAGCTAATAGCTATTAAATCGATATACGCTCAAAGCATAGGCTTAAAGGATGCAGCTACCTATTTAGGAAAGATTTTTGAAAAGGCTGGAGCTCAAGTTACTATTGATCAAAGTTATAAAGCCCCCTTTGTAATTGCTGAATTTAAAAGTCCCTTTCCTGAGGCAAAGATGCTCATTTTTTATAACCATTATGATACTGTACCAGCAGATGATGACCAAAAGTGGACGGCTGATCCCTTTACTTTGGATATTCGAGATGATATTATGTACGGACGTGGTGTTGATGATGATAAGGGGCATATTTTAGCTCGGTTAACAGCTGTTAGTAGATATTTAGGAGAGCATTCAGTACTGCCCTTGAATATAACTTTCATTATTGAAGGCGCAGAGGAATCTGCCTCTGTTGATTTGGAAAACTATTTAGTAAAGTACAAGGACAAGTTAGTAGATGCTGATCTTTTAATATGGGAACAAGGCATCCGAAACCAGTCTAATCAGTTAGAATTAACTGGAGGTAATAAAGGTATTTTGACCTTTGATATGTCGGTTACTAGTGCAGTAAGAGATATCCATTCGAAGTTTGGTGGAGTTGTTGATTCTGCCACTTGGTATTTGCTTGAAGCTATTTCAAGCTTGCGCGATAAGGAGGGAACCCTTTTAGTAGATGGTATTTCTGAGAAGATTATACCTGTAAATCAAAGAGAGCTTGATTTAGTCGTTCACTATTCTACAGAAAATGGAGACATATTGCAGAACCTTTATGGATTGAGGTTGCCACTTTTACAATCTGAAAAAGAAGCATTTTTGAAGCGCTATTATTTCCAACCTTCTGTTACTATCCAAGGGATTTCTTCTGGCTATTTAGGAGCTGGAGTAAAGACGATTATTCCGGCCCATGCTAGTGCTAAGATGGAAGTTCGTTTGGTTCCAGGTTTAGATCCCTATCATGTCTTTGAAGCTATTAAAAAACATTTGCAAAAACAAGGCTTCGCAAATGTCGATCTAACCTATACGCTTGGAGAAAAGAGCTATCGAAGTGATTTAACTAATCCAGAGGTTCTTAGGTTAATCAGCACGGTTGAAAATAATTATCCTCATGGTGTTTGTTTACTACCGACCTCTGCAGGAACGGGCCCTATGCATACTGTCTTTGAAGCTTTAGGGGTACCGATGGTTTCTTTAGGACTTGGTAATGCTAATAGTTCAGATCATTCAGGTGATGAAAATGTTTTAATTTCAGATTATTTACGCCATATTATATTAATTGAGGAGTTTATTAAAAGTTATGAATAA
- a CDS encoding YebC/PmpR family DNA-binding transcriptional regulator, which yields MGRKWANIVAKKTAKDGATSKVYAKFGVEIYVAAKQGDPDPESNSALKFVIDRAKQAQVPKHVIDKAIDKAKGNTDETFVEGRYEGFGPNGSMIIVDTLTSNVNRTAANVRTAYGKNGGNMGASGSVSYMFDKKGVIVFAGEDADAIFELLLEADVEVDDVEAEEGTITVYTAPTDLHKGIQALRDSGISEFQVTELEMIPQSEVTLEGEDLEKFEKLVDALEADDDVQKVYHNVADF from the coding sequence ATGGGACGTAAATGGGCCAATATTGTTGCCAAAAAAACTGCTAAAGATGGTGCTACTTCGAAGGTTTATGCTAAGTTTGGGGTAGAAATCTACGTTGCTGCTAAACAAGGAGATCCCGATCCAGAATCAAATTCAGCACTCAAATTTGTTATCGACCGTGCTAAACAGGCTCAAGTTCCAAAGCATGTTATTGATAAAGCTATTGATAAAGCTAAGGGTAACACAGATGAAACCTTTGTTGAAGGTCGTTATGAAGGTTTTGGACCAAATGGTTCAATGATCATTGTCGATACTTTGACTTCAAATGTTAATCGGACTGCAGCAAATGTTCGTACTGCCTATGGTAAGAATGGTGGAAACATGGGGGCCTCAGGGTCTGTCTCTTATATGTTTGATAAAAAAGGTGTTATTGTATTTGCAGGTGAGGATGCGGATGCTATCTTTGAACTACTCTTAGAAGCAGATGTTGAAGTTGATGATGTTGAAGCAGAAGAAGGAACAATCACGGTCTATACCGCTCCAACTGATTTGCATAAAGGAATCCAAGCTCTTCGTGATTCAGGTATTTCAGAATTCCAAGTTACTGAATTAGAGATGATTCCACAAAGTGAAGTTACTCTTGAGGGCGAAGACCTTGAGAAGTTTGAAAAATTAGTGGACGCTTTGGAAGCTGATGATGATGTTCAAAAAGTATACCATAACGTTGCTGACTTCTAA
- a CDS encoding amino acid ABC transporter substrate-binding protein: protein MIKGKKAAFLSMTVLVGTVLVACSSNKTTGANDKETITFATVGTTAPFSYEKSGQLTGYDVEVAKAVFKDSSKYKVNFKKTEWSSIFTGLDSSKYQIAGNNISYTKERASKYLFSYPTGTTPSVLVVPKDSDIKSYADIKNHSTQVVQGTTTAAQLEDFNKKNNSAQVKLKYTNENITQMLSNLSEGKADFKIFDAPTVNAIIKNQGLDNLKTIPLESKEQPYIYFIFGQDQKDLQTFVNKRLKALEKDGTLTKLAKAHLGGDYAPTAKQLNLPK, encoded by the coding sequence ATGATAAAAGGTAAAAAAGCTGCTTTTTTAAGCATGACAGTACTTGTCGGAACAGTTTTAGTAGCTTGTAGTAGTAATAAAACAACTGGCGCCAATGATAAAGAAACAATAACTTTTGCAACTGTTGGAACGACAGCGCCCTTTTCTTATGAAAAATCAGGTCAGCTAACAGGCTATGATGTTGAGGTTGCTAAAGCAGTCTTTAAAGATTCTAGTAAATATAAAGTTAACTTTAAGAAAACAGAGTGGTCTTCTATCTTTACCGGACTAGATTCAAGTAAATATCAAATAGCTGGGAATAATATCAGTTATACAAAGGAAAGAGCTTCAAAATATCTCTTTTCTTATCCAACTGGGACAACTCCATCTGTTTTGGTTGTTCCAAAAGATAGTGATATCAAATCTTATGCAGATATAAAAAACCATTCAACACAAGTTGTTCAAGGGACAACGACTGCAGCCCAATTGGAAGATTTCAACAAAAAGAACAATTCGGCTCAAGTTAAGTTGAAATATACTAACGAAAATATCACTCAAATGTTGTCAAATTTAAGTGAGGGTAAAGCTGATTTTAAAATTTTTGATGCTCCTACGGTTAATGCGATTATAAAAAATCAGGGCCTTGATAATCTTAAAACGATTCCATTAGAAAGTAAAGAGCAGCCATATATTTACTTTATTTTTGGTCAAGATCAAAAGGACTTACAAACTTTTGTAAACAAACGACTTAAAGCACTAGAAAAAGATGGTACTCTGACTAAGTTGGCTAAGGCTCATCTCGGAGGAGATTACGCGCCTACAGCTAAACAACTTAATCTACCAAAATAA